In the genome of Streptomyces globosus, one region contains:
- a CDS encoding AI-2E family transporter encodes MPGIRNWSGRVKAGATALGERRARMQARHDAEERAARQRAFAEARRARTRAADPAGAVPWGVRVAAEAAWRFLVLAAAVWVVMQVIGSVRLVVLAFVAALLVTALLQPTVARLHRAGLSRGLATAVTALCGFAVLGLIGWFITWQVSDNLGNLSGRLQEGIEELKRWLLNSPLHVTEQQISDVASSLSDAIGTSTSEITSTGLQGVTVLVEVITGMLLAMFCTLFLLYDGPRIWRWTLGLVPAAARPGMSGAGPMAWRTLTAYVRGTLIVAFIDALFIGIGIYFLGVPLAVPIAVVIFLASFVPLVGAVVSGALAVVVALVTQGVFTALMTLLVVLVVQQIEGHVLQPFILGRAVRVHPLAVVLAVATGGLVAGIGGAVVAVPLVAVGNTVVGHLRAHAGENGATESGPSESGAGPSESGPGAGPGGAGEPPAAAAEPERPAARPEDPA; translated from the coding sequence ATGCCCGGAATCCGGAACTGGTCCGGCCGTGTCAAGGCCGGCGCGACCGCGCTCGGCGAACGCCGGGCGCGGATGCAGGCCCGCCACGACGCCGAGGAGCGGGCGGCGCGCCAGCGGGCGTTCGCCGAGGCCCGCCGGGCCCGGACGCGGGCCGCGGACCCGGCGGGGGCGGTGCCGTGGGGAGTGCGGGTCGCGGCGGAGGCCGCCTGGCGGTTCCTGGTGCTGGCGGCGGCCGTGTGGGTCGTGATGCAGGTGATCGGGTCGGTGCGGCTGGTCGTCCTGGCGTTCGTCGCGGCGCTGCTGGTCACCGCGCTGCTCCAGCCGACCGTCGCGCGGCTGCACCGGGCCGGGCTGTCGCGGGGGCTCGCCACCGCGGTGACGGCACTGTGCGGGTTCGCCGTCCTCGGCCTGATCGGCTGGTTCATCACCTGGCAGGTGTCGGACAACCTGGGGAACCTGTCCGGCCGGCTCCAGGAGGGCATCGAGGAGCTGAAGCGGTGGCTGCTGAACAGCCCGCTCCACGTCACGGAGCAGCAGATCAGCGATGTCGCGTCGAGCCTGAGCGACGCGATCGGGACGAGTACCAGCGAGATCACCTCGACCGGTCTGCAGGGCGTGACCGTCCTGGTCGAAGTGATCACCGGGATGCTGCTGGCGATGTTCTGCACGCTGTTCCTGCTGTACGACGGCCCGCGCATCTGGCGGTGGACGCTGGGCCTGGTGCCGGCCGCGGCCCGGCCGGGTATGTCGGGTGCGGGCCCGATGGCGTGGCGGACGCTCACGGCCTATGTGCGGGGCACGCTGATCGTGGCGTTCATCGACGCCTTGTTCATCGGGATCGGCATCTACTTCCTGGGGGTGCCGCTCGCCGTCCCGATCGCCGTCGTGATCTTCCTGGCGTCGTTCGTGCCGCTGGTCGGCGCCGTGGTCTCGGGGGCGCTCGCCGTCGTCGTGGCCCTGGTCACGCAGGGGGTGTTCACCGCGCTGATGACGCTGCTGGTGGTGCTCGTCGTGCAGCAGATCGAAGGCCACGTGCTGCAGCCGTTCATCCTCGGACGGGCCGTGCGGGTCCACCCGCTGGCGGTCGTCCTGGCCGTGGCCACCGGCGGGCTGGTCGCCGGGATCGGCGGGGCGGTGGTGGCCGTTCCGCTGGTCGCCGTCGGCAACACGGTGGTCGGGCATCTGCGGGCCCACGCGGGCGAGAACGGGGCGACGGAGTCAGGGCCGTCGGAGTCGGGGGCGGGGCCGTCGGAGTCGGGGCCGGGAGCGGGGCCGGGCGGGGCCGGGGAGCCGCCCGCGGCGGCTGCGGAACCGGAACGGCCCGCCGCGCGGCCGGAGGACCCGGCCTGA
- a CDS encoding YciI family protein yields MKYFVTVAGSQADYDAMAGKPSPASPAWSGDDIRAMFAFMSGLNEELAASGELLDAQGFGPPSEARFVTGAPGREPAVTDRPYADTEAVTAGYWLLECSGLDRVTEIAARITQCPVPAGSPEYPVVIRPVGEAPSA; encoded by the coding sequence ATGAAGTACTTCGTGACGGTGGCGGGGAGCCAGGCGGACTACGACGCGATGGCGGGGAAGCCCTCACCGGCATCCCCCGCCTGGAGCGGCGACGACATCAGGGCGATGTTCGCCTTCATGAGCGGACTCAACGAGGAACTCGCCGCCTCAGGCGAACTCCTGGACGCCCAGGGCTTCGGGCCGCCCTCCGAAGCCCGCTTCGTCACCGGCGCCCCCGGCCGCGAACCGGCCGTCACCGACCGCCCGTACGCAGACACCGAGGCCGTCACCGCCGGCTACTGGCTTCTGGAGTGCTCCGGCCTCGACCGCGTGACCGAGATCGCGGCCAGGATCACCCAGTGCCCGGTCCCCGCGGGCTCCCCCGAGTACCCGGTGGTCATCCGCCCCGTCGGCGAGGCCCCGTCCGCCTGA
- a CDS encoding SRPBCC family protein — protein sequence MSHVKESIEVDVPVRTAYDQWTQFESFPAFMDGVERIEQRTDTLTHWVTKIAGVEREFDAEITEQVPDRKVAWVTVGGSTEQSGVVTFEPIDPTHTQVTLMMDFEPEGMAENIGDKAGFVDRRVKGDLTRFKHFIEDRGTPTGEWRGRI from the coding sequence ATGTCGCACGTGAAGGAATCGATCGAGGTCGACGTCCCCGTCCGGACGGCCTACGACCAGTGGACGCAGTTCGAGTCGTTCCCCGCGTTCATGGACGGCGTCGAGCGGATCGAGCAGCGCACGGACACGCTGACCCACTGGGTGACGAAGATCGCCGGCGTGGAGCGGGAGTTCGACGCGGAGATCACCGAGCAGGTGCCCGACCGCAAGGTCGCCTGGGTGACCGTGGGCGGCTCCACCGAGCAGTCCGGCGTCGTCACCTTCGAGCCGATCGACCCGACGCACACGCAGGTCACGCTCATGATGGACTTCGAGCCCGAGGGGATGGCGGAGAACATCGGCGACAAGGCGGGCTTCGTCGACCGCCGGGTCAAGGGCGATCTGACCCGGTTCAAGCACTTCATCGAGGACCGCGGCACCCCGACCGGCGAGTGGCGCGGCCGCATCTGA